Part of the Gemmatimonadota bacterium genome is shown below.
CTTGGACATCTTCGCGCCGTCCTTGATGATCAGGCCGTGCTTGCGAAAGACGTGGTAGGGCTCTTCGAAGTCCAGGTACCCCAGGTCCTTCAGCGCCATGGTCACGAAGCGGCTGTAGAGCAGGTGCAGGACGGCGTGCTCCTCGCCGCCTATGTAGGTGTCGACGGGCAGCCACTTGCGGGTCAGGTCGGCGTCGAAGGGGACGTCGTCGCGGTGCGCCGACGGGTAGCGCAGGAAGTACCACGCGCTGTCCAGGAAGGTGTCGCTGACGTCGGTCTCCCGGCGCGCCTCCGCCCCGCACTTCGGGCACGGCACTCGGTACCAGGACTCCACCCGCGCCAGCGGGCTGACGCCGCTCTCGTCGGGCTTGTAGTCGTCCACGTGCGGCAGCTCCACCGGCAGGTCGGACTCGGGCACCGGCAGCGTCCCGCACTCGTCGCAGTAGATGATGGGGATGGGCGGACCCCAGTAGCGCTGCCGGGAGATGCACCAGTCGTGCAGGCGGTAGTTGACGCGCGCCTCCGCCACGTTCCGCTCGGCCAGCCACTCCGTGATCGCCCCGATCGCCTCGCGCGAGTCCATGCCGTCGAAGTCGCCCGAGTTGACCAGCGTGCCGTGCCCCGGGAAGACCTGCCCGAGCGGCGTGGAGGCGTCCTGGCCCTCGTCGGCGACCACGCGCGGGATGGGCAGCCCGAACGCGCTCGCGAACTCGAAGTCGCGCTCGTCGTGGCCGGGCACCGCCATGACCGCGCCGGTGCCGTACTCCATCAACACGTAGTCGGCGATCCAGATCGGGATCTCCTCGGACGTCGCCGGGTTCACCGCGTACGCCCCGGTGAACACGCCGGTCTTTTCCTTCTCGGTCTTCTTGCGGCTGACCAGATCCGTAGCTGCGACCTGGCGGCGATAGTCGGCGACGGCGTCGCGGTGCTCGTCCGTCGTGATCTCGTCGACCAGCGGATGCTCCGGCGCGAACACCATGTAGCTGGCCCCGAAGATCGTGTCGGGCCGGGTCGTGAACACCTCGATGAGCGGAGCGTCCGCGTGCACCGTGGCCGGCTCGTGTCGGTCCTCGGAAACGCGCGCCCGCGCAATCGGGAAGCGGATCAGGGCGCCCTCGCTCTTGCCGATCCAGTTCTCCTGGGACTTCTTGGTCGACTCCGACCAGTCGATCCAGGACAGGTTGTCCAGCAGGCGCTCGGTGTAGTCGGTGATGCGGAAGAACCACTGCGCGATGAAGCGCTGCTCGACCGGCGTGCCGCAGCGCTCGCACGCGCCCGCGATGACCTGCTCGTTGGCGAGCACGGTCATGCACGAGGGGCACCAGTTGACCGGCGCCTCCTTCTTCTCCGCCAGACCCGCCTCGTAGAGCTTCAGGAAGATCCACTGGGTCCACTTGTAGTACGCCGGGTCGGTCGTATCCACGGTGTGGTTCCAGTCGAACATCCCGCCGATGCGCTTCAGCTGCCGCGTGAAGTTGGCGACGTTGCGCGGGATCAGCTCCATGGGGTGGATGTCCACCTTCAGGGCGTAGTTCTCCGAGTGGATGCCGAAGGCGTCGAAGCCGATGGGCTCGAACACGTCGTAGCCGCGCAGGCGCTTGTAGCGTCCGAAGATGTCCGCCCCGGTAAACGCGTACATGTTGCCTACGTGCAGCCCCTCCGCGGACGGATAGGGGTACATCATGAGCGTGAAGAAGGGGCGCTCGGCGTCCCGGAGATCGGCGTCGGAGAACAGGTTGGTGCCCCGTTCCGCCCAGATCTCCTGCCACTTCTCCTCGATCGCGATCGGGTCGTATCCGGCTCGCTCGCTCATGTCCAGAATGCGCTGACGGTCGATTGTCTCGGGGCGCCGCCCCGCCGGCCCGGCGTGGTCCGGGGCCGGATGAATCGGCAAAGATAATGCGACGGAGAAGGGGGAGGGGGAACTGCCCCGTCAGGAGGAGGCGGTCAGGCTGTGGCTGGCGGCCCAGGTTCGC
Proteins encoded:
- the leuS gene encoding leucine--tRNA ligase; its protein translation is MSERAGYDPIAIEEKWQEIWAERGTNLFSDADLRDAERPFFTLMMYPYPSAEGLHVGNMYAFTGADIFGRYKRLRGYDVFEPIGFDAFGIHSENYALKVDIHPMELIPRNVANFTRQLKRIGGMFDWNHTVDTTDPAYYKWTQWIFLKLYEAGLAEKKEAPVNWCPSCMTVLANEQVIAGACERCGTPVEQRFIAQWFFRITDYTERLLDNLSWIDWSESTKKSQENWIGKSEGALIRFPIARARVSEDRHEPATVHADAPLIEVFTTRPDTIFGASYMVFAPEHPLVDEITTDEHRDAVADYRRQVAATDLVSRKKTEKEKTGVFTGAYAVNPATSEEIPIWIADYVLMEYGTGAVMAVPGHDERDFEFASAFGLPIPRVVADEGQDASTPLGQVFPGHGTLVNSGDFDGMDSREAIGAITEWLAERNVAEARVNYRLHDWCISRQRYWGPPIPIIYCDECGTLPVPESDLPVELPHVDDYKPDESGVSPLARVESWYRVPCPKCGAEARRETDVSDTFLDSAWYFLRYPSAHRDDVPFDADLTRKWLPVDTYIGGEEHAVLHLLYSRFVTMALKDLGYLDFEEPYHVFRKHGLIIKDGAKMSKTKGNVVVPDEYIAKWGADAIRTYLMFLGPYQEGGDFRDQGLQGPYGFLSRLWDTITGELAAGPAAPEVERRLHATIRKVTEDIASLHYNTAIAAMMEYLNAVRAGNRKVARAEVAALVPLIAPFAPHLAEEAWQALGYESSVFDTDGAEVEFDTVDDGVWPAFDAARAVDDAVEFVVQVNGKVRARLELPRGVDQEAALAAALADENVGRWTGDGEMRKVIFVPDKLLNLVVA